In Pyrus communis chromosome 1, drPyrComm1.1, whole genome shotgun sequence, the following are encoded in one genomic region:
- the LOC137741811 gene encoding 26S proteasome non-ATPase regulatory subunit 14 homolog, producing the protein MSGMERLQRMFAGAGGALGHPPPDSPTLDSSEQVYISSLALLKMLKHGRAGVPMEVMGLMLGEFVDEYTVRVVDVFAMPQSGTGVSVEAVDHVFQTNMLDMLKQTGRPEMVVGWYHSHPGFGCWLSGVDINTQQSFEALNQRAVAVVVDPIQSVKGKVVIDAFRLINPQTMMLGQEPRQTTSNLGHLNKPSIQALIHGLNRHYYSIAINYRKNELEEKMLLNLHKKKWTDGLTLRRFDNHSKTNEQTVEEMKNLAVKYNKAVQEEDELPPEKLAIANVGRQDAKKHLEEHVSNLMSSNIVQTLGTMLDTVVF; encoded by the exons ATGTCTGGCATGGAGAGGCTTCAGAGGATgttcgccggcgccggaggagCTTTGGGCCACCCTCCTCCAGATTCCCCCACCCTAGATTCCTCCGAGCAGGTTTACATCTCCTCCCTTGCCCTCCTCAAGATGCTCAAGCACG GAAGGGCGGGAGTCCCCATGGAAGTGATGGGATTGATGCTCGGTGAGTTTGTGGATGAGTACACTGTTCGAGTTGTCGATGTCTTTGCGATGCCGCAGAGTGGTACTGGTGTTAGTGTCGAAGCTGTTGACCATGTTTTCCAGACTAACATGCTTGATATGCTGAAGCAGACTGGAAG ACCGGAGATGGTGGTAGGGTGGTACCACTCGCATCCTGGATTTGGCTGTTGGCTATCTGGTGTGGACATTAATACACAGCAG AGCTTTGAAGCTTTGAATCAACGTGCTGTGGCTGTGGTGGTTGATCCCATCCAGAGCGTGAAGGGAAAGGTCGTCATAGATGCCTTCCGTCTCATTAACCCACAAACAATGATGCTCGGCCAAGAACCACGGCAGACAACTTCAAATCTTGGGCATCTTAATAAGCCATCCATTCAA GCATTGATCCATGGTTTGAACCGGCATTATTACTCTATAGCTATTAATTACAGAaagaatgagcttgaggagaaaATGCTGCTTAACCTCCACAAGAAGAAATGGACAGATGGGCTGACACTTAGGCGATTTGATAATCATTCGAAGACAAATGAGCAAACTGTGGAG GAGATGAAGAACTTGGCTGTCAAATACAACAAAGCAGTTCAAGAGGAGGATGAGTTACCACCCGAGAAGCTTGCAATTGCCAATGTAGGAAGGCAGGATGCGAAGAAGCATCTCGAAGAACATGTCTCCAACCTGATGTCCTCCAACATCGTTCAGACCCTGGGAACAATGCTCGACACTGTCGTGTTCTAG